Proteins from one Anthonomus grandis grandis chromosome 8, icAntGran1.3, whole genome shotgun sequence genomic window:
- the LOC126739194 gene encoding uncharacterized protein LOC126739194 isoform X2: protein MSEFTQNKVNKEPFESRVELLLRLAKTNTKTEESSAELLPRLSRPTDNDTICESIINENNLSLPSHLKKHFSGHEDNIILLPEDDLRGASKYIAELPLLPVDNCLNFDNAHSTFANNKPSTSGINRQLKKTLTENWSNKYIAKNTDSDSFYEDNDDSIADKDYQPSSLHILLTRHSSEDTENSNYENQNLSLTLKKKKS from the exons ATGAGTGAATTTACGCAAAACAAAGTGAATAAAGAGCCCTTTGAGTCTCGTGTTGAGTTGTTATTACGTTTAGCGAAAACCAATACCAAGACCGAGGAAAGTTCAGCG GAACTATTACCGAGACTATCTAGACCTACGGATAATGATACTATATGCGAAAGTATTATTAATGAGAATAACTTGAGTTTACCAAGTCacttaaagaaacatttttctggtcatgaagataatataattttattacccGAAGATGATTTACGAGGAGCAAGTAAATATATTGCG gaaCTACCATTGTTACCGGTAGATAACTGCCTAAATTTTGATAATGCGCACAGTACTTTTGCAAACAATAAACCTAGTACATCTGGCATTAATAGACAACTAAAGAAGACATTGACTGAGAACTGGTCAAATAAATACATAGCAAAAAATACA GATTCTGACAGCTTTTATGAAGATAATGACGACAGTATTGCAGACAAAGATTACCAACCGTCATCCCTTCATATCCTTTTAACACGTCATAGTTCTGAAGATACCGAAAACAGCAATTATGAAAACCAAAATTTGTCTTTAacccttaaaaagaaaaaaagttaa
- the LOC126739194 gene encoding uncharacterized protein LOC126739194 isoform X1 — translation MYRLYVERCKSYNKDAAKLSMYSNILNTETNIAFHVPKKHQCGLCATYINGNEERKTELKKNYENHLRKKELSREEETKDAETANENTQVLCFDLQAVLTTPCGEISTFYYKRSLSSYNFTIFDIKDKLGHCFFWYEGIAKRGANEIGSCIYNFFRSDACKSENVIFYSDNCAGQNKNKFLCCLYLFCVTHKNKIKTITHKFLEKDIPIQNEGDSMHATIEKEKKRVLKSGPVYIPAQWVTIIRSAKKTRVPYKVNEISCRDIYDLKALSTAMSNNFVKNSNSEKVISKDIKEEFKTLNIKQNNKKLRSENQEKEIQLQPAFKKPPLIDKKKKQDLLSLCRDSSIKPVYWEFFENLPARTDEVEDKLSESDSD, via the exons ATGTATCGCCTTTATGTGGAACGTTGCAAATCGTATAATAAAGATGCCGCAAAGTTGTCTAtgtattcaaatatattaaatacagAAACAAATATTGCTTTCCACGTTCCAAAAAAACATCAATGTGGTCTATGTGCTACCTATATAAATGGAAATGAAGAacgaaaaactgaattaaaaaagaattacgAAAATCATTTAAGGAAGAAAGAACTAAGCAGAGAGGAAGAAACTAAAGACGCTGAAACAGCTAATGAAAATACCCAAGTATTGTGTTTTGATCTTCAGGCAGTACTTACTACACCTTGTGGTGAAATaagtactttttattataaaagaagtcTGTCTTCCTACAACTTTACTATCTTTGACATTAAAGACAAACTGGGACACTGTTTTTTCTGGTATGAAGGGATCGCGAAGAGAGGAGCAAATGAAATTGGGagttgtatttataatttttttagaagtgaCGCCTGCAAAAgcgaaaatgttattttctacTCTGATAACTGTGCAgggcaaaacaaaaataagtttttatgctGTTTGTACCTTTTCTGTGTaacgcataaaaataaaatcaaaacaattacacataaatttttagaaaaggaCATACCCATACAGAATGAGGGTGACAGCATGCATGCCAcaatcgaaaaagaaaaaaaacgagTTCTTAAAAGTGGCCCAGTATACATTCCTGCACAATGGGTAACTATTATAAGATCAGCAAAAAAAACTAGAGTGCCTTACAAGGTTAATGAAATCAGTTGTCGGGATATTTATGACCTGAAAGCATTAAGTACGGCTATgagtaataattttgtaaaaaactcTAATAGCGAAAAAGTTATTTCGAAGGATATCAAG GAAGAATTTAAAActcttaatattaaacaaaataataaaaaactaagatCTGAAAATCAAGAGAAGGAAATTCAGTTACAACCCGCATTTAAAAAACCTCCTTTAATTGATAAGAAGAAAAAACAGGATCTTTTAAGTCTATGTCGAGATAGTTCCATCAAACCTGTTTACTGGGAGTTCTTTGAAAATTTACCAGCAAGAACGGACGAAGTCGAGGATAAGTTATCTGAGTCAGATTCAgattag